Proteins from a single region of Dictyostelium discoideum AX4 chromosome 5 chromosome, whole genome shotgun sequence:
- the strn gene encoding WD40 repeat-containing protein, whose translation MDNQNNNNALANGDSQFTMPKVIDYLQNEWLKFEVDRAHWISEKAELTNRILKLESERKLFESHKFDLCRRVKMLEYALQQERLKNNSLLQQQQKVIEKVEEEEEEDDKIPKNREPPKKSKDNTTRLIIRKYLREMGYNDLIVSKSLQTEFENDSQNIDNDTTNTIDDTNDTTVKTILNLKDINNNNSNNNNKNQTTTTTTTSPSPSPSPSTSTSTSTSSNKTDNTTTTTTNGNGYNSNTIISPPSSSSSSSSSSSSSSSQSQPQPQLQSSLSELINNTTDLSQSLDSLSSASSGYEYDSLLDNLKQLDNSSVSSNSGNNSINSSSDSLDTSKQSQEDPNNVTISKQQQQEQQQQQESDEQSFNSFNEDIFNKLTANSKGRMKIKGLGNLKNYKKEHMGEEGNLSLPDQNTEEKSTPTTKSSSSSSSSSTGSTRKKKSSSSSSSGSSSSNSNTMNSELMGLGASDLNDITLDDGSKGGNDSAAPRVWKFKHSLKSHFDGVRSIQFHPNEPIMISASEDNSIKVWNLNHLVPTKKSPSPEIEPLYTIRGHTGPVFTSEWNQINGEYSNYQSFFSAGYDMIIRQWSLPSSDIDSYLQHGKILPYLEKEFIGGHQDGIWDLLSIPNTPNLLSSSADGTVSLWNTTTSEQLYTLQHSNGLSYIPTSIALPATENNRKLLTSYNDGSILLFDLETQQIISQLKQGSSNNNNNNNNNSQINKIVSHPFMPLAMTGSEDHKIEFFDLNSNTVVHSMIAHSNSISSLTIDPSGLYIASCAHDSSIRFWDISSKTCIQDLNSHRPKYDESIHCIKYHPNKGYFASGGADSVIRILN comes from the exons ATggataatcaaaataataataatgcatTGGCAAATGGTGATAGTCAATTTACGATGCCAAAAGTTATAGATTATCTACAAAATGAATGGTTAAAATTTGAAGTTGATAGAGCACATTGGATATCTGAAAAGGCAGAATTAACA aatcgtatattaaaattagaatcagaaagaaaattatttgaatcacaTAAATTCGATTTATGTAGAAGAGTAAAGATGTTAGAATATGCATTACAACaagaaagattaaaaaataattcattattacaacaacaacaaaaggTTATAGAAAAAgtagaagaggaagaagaggaagatgaTAAAATACCTAAAAATAGAGAACCaccaaagaaatcaaaagatAATACAACTAGATTAATCATTAGAAAATATTTAAGAGAAATGGGTTATAACgatttaattgtttcaaaatctttacaaactgaatttgaaaatgattctCAAAATATCGATAATGATACAACTAATACAATTGATGATACAAATGACACAACTgtaaaaacaatattaaatttaaaagatattaataataataatagtaataataataataaaaatcaaactacaactacaaccacaacatcaccatcaccatcaccatcaccatcaacatcaacatcaacatcaacatcttcaaataaaacagataatacaacaacaacaacaaccaatggtaatggttataatagtaatacgataatatcaccaccatcatcatcatcatcatcatcatcatcatcatcatcatcatcatcacaatcacaaccacaaccacaattaCAATCATCATTGAGTGaactaataaataatacaacaGATTTATCACAATCATTAGATTCACTATCATCAGCATCATCAGGTTATGAATATGATTCATTattagataatttaaaacaattagatAACAGTAGTGttagtagtaatagtggtaataatagtatcaACAGTAGTAGTGATTCATTAGATACATCAAAACAATCACAAGAAGACCCAAACAATGTAACAAtatcaaaacaacaacaacaagaacaacaacaacaacaagaatcGGATGAACAATCattcaattcatttaatgaagatatatttaataaattaacagCAAATTCTAAAGGTAGAATGAAGATAAAAGGTTTAggtaatttaaagaattataaGAAGGAACATATGGGTGAAGAAggtaatttatcattaccaGATCAAAATACTGAAGAGaaatcaacaccaacaaccaaatcatcatcatcatcatcatcatcatcaacaggTAGTACTAGAAAGaagaaatcatcatcatcaagttCATCaggatcatcatcatcaaattcaaatacaatGAATTCAGAATTAATGGGATTAGGAGCATcagatttaaatgatatcACATTGGATGATGGATCAAAGGGTGGTAATGATTCAGCGGCACCAAGAGTTTGGAAATTTAAACATTCATTGAAATCACATTTCGATGGTGTACGTTCAATCCAATTCCATCCAAATGAGCCAATAATGATATCGGCATCAGAGGATAACTCTATAAAGGTTTGgaatttgaatcatttagTTCCAACAAAGAAATCACCTTCACCAGAGATTGAACCACTTTACACTATTCGTGGTCATACTGGTCCAGTGTTTACAAGTGAATGGAATCAAATCAATGGCGAATACTCAAATTATCAATCATTCTTTAGCGCTGGTTATGATATGATAATTAGACAATGGTCATTGCCTTCATCAGATATCGATTCCTATCTTCAACATGGTAAAATACTTCCATACTTGGAGAAAGAGTTTATAGGTGGTCATCAAGATGGTATTTGGGATCTATTATCTATACCAAACACACCAAATCTTTTGTCATCATCTGCTGATGGTACTGTTTCACTTTGGAATACAACAACTAGTGAACAATTATATACTCTCCAACATAGCAATGGTTTATCATATATTCCAACCTCTATAGCATTACCTGCAActgaaaataatagaaaactTTTAACTTCTTATAATGAtggttcaatattattatttgatttagaAACTCAACAAATTATATCACAATTAAAACAaggtagtagtaataataataataataataataataatagtcaaattaataaaattgtatcACATCCATTTATGCCATTAGCAATGACTGGTTCTGAAGAtcataaaattgaatttttcgATCTAAATAGTAATACCGTTGTTCATTCTATGATCGCtcattcaaattcaatctcATCTTTAACAATCGATCCATCTGGACTTTATATTGCAAGTTGTGCTCATGATTCCTCTATTAGGTTTTGGGATATCTCTTCAAAAACTTGTATTCAAGATTTAAATTCTCATCGTCCAAAATATGATGAATCAATTCATTGTATAAAATATCATCCAAATAAAGGTTATTTCGCTTCTGGTGGTGCAGATTCAGTAATtagaatattaaattaa
- the dgtA gene encoding dolichyl phosphate glucosyltransferase, which translates to MIDLFINIASFTIYGIPVIPLFIIVFVILSYYLLLLHDESPLWLEKENVYIDVKEGEQHQFPSLVENKNPIDNIYLSVIVPAYNEQIRLPSMLDDAIKFLNEKSKKDLKFSYEIIIIDDGSKDSTAKLVTSYIEKQPSSNIRLLKLKQNRGKGGAVKRGILCSRGKYCLMVDADGATEFKDFNRVEDIMHKIEKNDLGIVCGSRSHLVDSDLVAKRSFLRNILMYGFHIFVQTLCVKGIKDTQCGFKLFTRETARRIFPTLHIERWAFDVEILYLAQKLNIPIAEVAVNWTEIDGSKLDPFSSSIQMAKDIVRIRFRYLLGIWKIKS; encoded by the exons atgattgatttatttattaatatagcATCATTTACTATCTATGGTATACCTGTAATtcctttatttattattgttttt gTTATATTATCATATTATCTTTTACTTTTACATGATGAAAGTCCATTATGGTTAGAGAAAGAGAATGTATATATTGATGTAAAAGAAGGAGAACAACATCAATTCCCATCATTAGTAGAGAATAAAAAcccaattgataatatataTCTATCAGTTATTGTACCAGCATATAATGAACAAATTAGATTACCATCAATGTTGGATGATGcaatcaaatttttaaatgaaaaatcaaaaaaagatttaaaattctcttatgaaatcattattattgatgatgGTAGTAAAGATTCAACTGCTAAATTAGTAACATCATACATTGAAAAGCAACCATCTTCAAATATTcgtttattaaaattaaaacaaaatagaGGTAAAGGTGGTGCTGTTAAAAGA ggtATTTTATGTTCAAGAGgtaaatattgtttaatGGTCGATGCAGATGGTGCAACAGAGTTTAAAGATTTCAATAGAGTTGAAGATATTATGCACAAGATTGAAAAGAATGATTTAGGTATTGTTTGTGGAAGTAGATCACACTTGGTCGATAGTGATCTAGTTGCAAAAAGATCTTTCTTAAGAAATATCTTAATGTATGGTTTCCACATTTTCGTTCAAACTTTATGTGTTAAAGGTATTAAAGATACTCAATGTGGTTTTAAA TTATTCACAAGAGAAACTGCAAGAAGAATTTTCCCAACATTACATATTGAGAGATGGGCATTTGATGtagaaattttatatttagcacaaaaattaaatataccaATTGCAGAGGTCGCAGTTAATTGGACTGAAATCGATGGTTCAAAATTGGACCCATTCTCAAGTTCAATTCAAATGGCAAAAGATATTGTTCGTATTAGATTTAGATATCTTTTAGGtatttggaaaataaaatcataa
- the cnrM gene encoding BTB/POZ domain-containing protein yields the protein MLLTMENQQETNNIINNNNNNNNNNNNNNNNNNNNTNNNSNSIKSDGINNIDNIINNMGSINGEHTKSDIIIKHDTGGGGSGSGGGGGDEESSSNFFTHNLLKDDSAITTNKNDINSSSNTNTLDNSGNSTTNNSDNSNDEPLENCIQEINLSQQPQPQPQQQQQIQQDNNNTTNNTNNKKDKHSTSMPNCTSPILEAVNNIEDNNENDGSFKIRSTSFQDSLFTCSRIMNKEDDEENNNNNNNEKELSCKNNNRELIENNEEIIENTNNNSNNNNNENNENKEILIENNSNKINGNFKGINESGESIPIVMITSSSSPDGIPPPSLASSSSSSQSHPQSPRSVSVPLIRTRVNRQQQSTRQRPPGAFERPLLHAVLLQEEIKNLISYDDVNSRDFDGNSILHRVSIIGNSVAIKHIILRGGRVNAVNNLGLTPLHYAACANVPSVEILLYYGSQANAKDNNCETPLHYAADRGQLSIVSILLSRGCKASLANKSMGRNPLHLASIKGYSQILRSLLEYKININSVDKSGCTPLHLSVFFSPIINNNNNSSNSIGGGNNGPSPLYSTQEINSCVDQYLTCCEILLQRGCNIYSQDVDGSTALHLASQHGKKNFIEVILFYANKLKSPSLSSISNGKSISKSDCLKSELVLYIPDNKGRLPLHVAAISGHTKSLPILVGTNRKAAFIRDEMGMTALCLASLFGHFDCVQVLSREKRPYNFKFKYFDNDNDNNSNSNNNNNNNSNNEVFDIKTPFDPLGNDFKLMLDGQYCDCVFIVEGREIYAHTVLLRQFKVFREMINLFKLPYGHSNSYINNNSSSNNNNNNTYSTSSNGASSYCYTSVIQVPPTSSSNVLSIQQQQTTPQPQQHYQQYLSSFPANSLVSDYYNNENITTSSSFNDDDCSEQSSQIGIGGGVRNIDKSGGGAGGLLTAVKSRSRVGSVMNSHTLTRIPIEKSVSYDMLKAVLHFTYTSEIPRELLSNPNKFSEFIDLCTIYNIDAISEVNQNRPRYGTLDMASYLYRQVGSSIAADIIFICESGYAINAHSVVLAARCQYFKNHFEIHHQTPSKSTIPIFPTTTSTTTATTSTSTTTTTAVANTTTTTTTTTTTTTTMNGNSSLQSNGGNVNGGVGGGGSGGGGGFSLFNVENTPRKLSCASSPGFGSDIGLNYVWTIDVSDVNHKVLTALLEFLYCGSIVYANPYQPPSTAVSNTLGSGVFTPSEVFKFRNSGNDQLDVLDILTLARLANTLSLKVLQQYCGVLLYHIIDCSKVITIIKTIFELNTLQMKSQWLSTNTTNNNNCGGIGGIEEIWSVCLAWLSRKQNWLDLTKNEIYCKQFSPKFTKELKKERDDKKKRLEKQEKQRKKRETSDLKKQQQQQSNQTLNQTNQHQLNHNNYGGSSLNLSYSGNSQQQLLQQQQYQQQQQQQQQQQQQQQQQQQQQQNSPPINSVKNNMNSMTTNHTFNRSATTPQLNTPPPSSPSSPVINSSSRLTVSNCSNGGASPMFSNSISNSQPMASPYPTNKQQGDEADDDGDGDDNDDDESKKNIQKQTGEGYEDDDDDDDNIYGNDDDDDEINNNNNNNSKNIVNSNIDDNSSSSNNNNNNNTHDMDFNSNNVNNDNFTQLNLQKQKKSFWSFTKKSLKANK from the exons atgctTTTAACCATGGAGAACCAACaagaaacaaataatattattaataacaataacaataacaataataataataataataataataataataataataataacaccaacaataatagtaatagtattaaATCTGATGGTATTAACAATATAGATaacattataaataatatggGAAGTATTAATGGTGAACATACAAAGAGTGATATCATTATAAAGCATGATACTGGTGgcggtggtagtggtagtggtggcggtggtggtgatgaagaATCCTCTTCAAACTTTTTTACacataatttattaaaagatgatTCAGCAATTACAaccaataaaaatgatatcaaTAGTTcttcaaatacaaatacacttgataatagtggtaatagtacaacaaataatagtgataattcaaatgaCGAACCATTAGAAAACTGTATTCAAGAAATAAATCtatcacaacaaccacaaccacaaccacaacaacaacaacaaatacaacaagataataacaatactaCTAATaacactaataataaaaaagataaacatTCAACCTCAATGCCAAATTGCACGTCACCAATTTTAGAGGCAGTCAATAATATcgaagataataatgaaaatgatggatcatttaaaattagatCAACATCTTTTCAAGATAGTTTATTCACTTGTTCAAGAATAATGAataaagaagatgatgaagaaaataataataataataataatgaaaaagaacTATCatgtaaaaataacaatagggaattaatagaaaataatgaagaaattattgaaaatactaataacaatagtaataataataataatgaaaataatgaaaataaagaaatattaattgaaaataatagtaataaaataaatggtaattttaaaggtataAATGAAAGTGGTGAATCAATACCAATTGTAATGataacatcatcatcttcaccaGATGGAATACCACCACCTTCATtagcatcatcatcatcatcatcacaatcTCATCCACAATCACCAAGAAGCGTTTCAGTACCATTAATTAGAACAAGAGTTAAtagacaacaacaatcaacaaGACAAAGACCACCAGGAGCATTTGAAAGACCATTATTACATGCAGTATTATTACAAGAGGAAATTAAGAATTTAATAAGTTATGATGATGTAAATTCAAGAGATTTCGATGGAAATAGTATTCTACATAGAGTATCAATCATTGGTAACTCGGTTGCCATTAAACATATCATTTTAAGGGGTGGTAGAGTTAATGCAGTCAATAATTTGGGTTTAACACCATTGCATTATGCAGCATGTGCAAATGTACCAAgtgttgaaattttattatactATGGTTCACAAGCGAATGCAAAGGATAACAATTGTGAAACACCATTGCATTATGCAGCAGATCGTGGTCAATTATCAATTGTATCGATCCTTTTATCACGTGGTTGTAAAGCTAGTTTAGCCAATAAATCAATGGGTAGGAATCCATTACATTTAGCATCGATCAAAGGTTATTCTCAAATTTTAAGATCACTATTGGAATATAAAATCAACATAAATTCAGTTGATAAAAGTGGTTGCACACCATTACATTTATCAGTTTTCTTTAGTCCAAttataaacaacaacaacaacagcagtaATAGCATCGGTGGTGGTAACAATGGACCATCACCATTATATAGTACTCAAGAGATTAACAGTTGTGTCGATCAATATTTAACATGTTGTGAAATTCTATTACAACGTGGTTGTAATATTTATTCTCAAGATGTTGATGGTTCAACCGCATTACATTTAGCTTCACAACATGGTAAGAAAAATTTTATAGAAGTAATCCTCTTTTAtgcaaataaattaaaatcaccatctttatcttcaatttcaaatggtaAATCAATTAGTAAATCTGATTGTTTAAAATCTGAATTAGTTTTATATATT cctGATAATAAAGGTAGGTTACCATTACATGTTGCAGCAATTTCAGGTCACACAAAatcattaccaattttaGTTGGAACCAATAGAAAAGCAGCATTTATAAGGGATGAAATGGGTATGACTGCTTTATGTTTAGCTTCATTATTTGGTCATTTTGATTGTGTACAGGTTTTAAGTAGAGAAAAAAGAccatataattttaaatttaaatattttgataatgataatgataataatagtaatagtaataataataataataataattcaaataatgagGTTTTTGATATAAAAACACCATTTGATCCATTGggtaatgattttaaattaatgtTGGATGGTCAATATTGTGATTGTGTATTTATTGTAGAAGGTAGAGAAATTTATGCACATACTGTACTATTAAGACAATTTAAAGTATTCCGtgaaatgataaatttatttaaattaccatatGGTCATAGTAAttcatatataaataataatagtagtagtaataataataataataatacctaTAGTACTAGTAGTAATGGTGCATCATCTTATTGCTACACAAGTGTAATTCAAGTACCACCAACATCATCTTCAAATGTTTTAAGTATTCAGCAGCAacaaacaacaccacaaccacaacaacattaTCAACAATATTTGTCAAGTTTCCCAGCAAATTCATTGGTTTcagattattataataatgaaaacatTACAACAAGTAGTAGTttcaatgatgatgattgtagTGAACAATCCTCACaaattggtattggtggtggtgttagaaatattgataaaagtGGTGGAGGTGCTGGTGGATTATTAACAGCGGTGAAAAGTAGATCTAGAGTTGGTAGTGTAATGAATTCACATACATTAACTAGAATTCCAATTGAAAAGAGTGTTAGTTATGATATGTTGAAAGCTGTTTTACATTTTACATACACTAGTGAGATTCCAAgggaattattatcaaatccaaataaaTTCTCAGAGTTTATTGACCTTTGTACCATTTATAACATTGATGCAATTTCAGAAGTTAATCAAAATCGTCCAAGATATGGTACATTGGATATGGCAAGTTATTTATATAGACAGGTAGGATCAAGTATTGCAGCtgatatcattttcatttgtgAATCTGGTTATGCAATTAATGCTCACAGTGTGGTTTTAGCAGCACGTTgtcaatattttaaaaatcattttgaaATTCACCATCAAACACCTTCTAAATCAACCATCCCAATATTTCCAACTACAACCTCAACTACAACAGCTACAACTTCTACTTCaaccacaactacaacagCTGTAGCAAATACGACTACAAccactactacaactacaaccactacaactacaatGAATGGTAATTCATCATTACAAagtaatggtggtaatgttaatggtggtgttggtggtggtggtagtggtggtggtggtggctTTAGTTTATTCAATGTTGAAAATACACCAAGAAAATTATCATGTGCTTCATCACCTGGTTTTGGTAGTGATATTGGATTAAATTATGTTTGGACAATCGATGTTAGTGATGTTAATCATAAGGTTTTAACAGCACTATTGGAGTTTCTTTATTGTGGTAGTATAGTTTATGCCAATCCATATCAACCACCATCAACTGCCGTTTCAAATACATTGGGTAGTGGAGTTTTCACACCATCAGAAGTAttcaaatttagaaataGTGGTAATGATCAATTGGATGTTTTAGATATACTCACATTGGCAAGATTAGCAAATACATTGTCATTAAAGGTTTTACAACAATATTGTGGTGTTTTATTATATCATATCATCGATTGTTCAAAAGTGATCACTATCATTAAAACAATCTTTGAGTTGAATACACTACAAATGAAGAGTCAATGGCTATCAACAAACACtaccaacaataacaattgTGGCGGTATTGGTGGAATCGAAGAGATTTGGTCAGTATGTTTGGCTTGGTTATCTCGTAAACAAAATTGGTTAGACTTAACAAAGAACGAGATCTATTGTAAACAATTCTCTCCAAAATTCACAAAGGAgctaaaaaaagaaagagatgataagaaaaagagattagaaaaacaagaaaaacaaagaaagaaaagagaaACTTCAGATCTtaagaaacaacaacaacaacaatccaATCAAACTTTAAATCAAACTAATcaacatcaattaaatcataataattatgGTGGTTCATCTTTAAATCTATCTTATTCTGGTaattcacaacaacaactacttcaacaacaacagtatcaacaacaacagcaacaacaacaacaacagcaacaacaacagcaacaacaacaacaacaacaacagaattcaccaccaattaattctgttaaaaataatatgaattCAATGACAACGAATCATACATTCAATAGATCAGCAACAACTCCCCAATTGAATACACCACCTCCATCTTCACCAAGTAGTCCAGTTataaatagtagtagtagatTGACTGTTAGTAATTGTAGTAATGGTGGAGCTTCTCCAAtgttttcaaattcaatttcaaattctcaACCAATGGCATCACCTTATCCAACAAATAAGCAACAAGGTGACGAagctgatgatgatggtgatggtgatgataatgatgatgacgaatcaaagaaaaatattcaaaaacaaaCTGGTGAAGGATATGAAgacgatgacgatgatgatgataatatttaTGGTAATgacgacgatgatgatgaaattaataataataataataataatagtaaaaatattgtaaatagtaatatagATGATAacagtagtagtagtaataataataataataataatacccaTGACATGGactttaatagtaataatgtaaataatgataattttactCAACttaatttacaaaaacaaaaaaaatcctTTTGGTCATTCacaaaaaaatcattaaaggctaataaatag
- a CDS encoding UPF0197 transmembrane protein — MALVPYTSPLDIVFYPVCAFLFCVIGFAFFATFIVSEMTTAKAQKNIFRELTLALIASMSLGLGLFFVLLAGGIYV; from the exons atggCTTTAGTACCTTATACAAGTCCACTTGATATAGTGTTTTATCCAGTTTGTGCATTCTTATTTTGCGTAATTGGTTTTGCTTTCTTTGCAACATTTATTGT ATCTGAAATGACCACAGCTAAAGCTCAAAAGAATATCTTTAGGGAATTAACACTCGCATTAATTGCATCAATGAGTTTAGGTTTGGGTTTATTTTTCGTTTTATTAGCTGGTGGTATCTAtgtttaa
- the dcd3A gene encoding N-acylsphingosine amidohydrolase — protein sequence MDYIENQGAYGTPTASIDWCELNYTYSPYIAEFYNTFSSLIISLFGIYGIWIMMPNFGTGVEKEHIKILKQLDVRNKVILSYISLIVVGVGSAFYHATLLYQNQLFDELPMIYTALIMLYIMVTVGEEKTKKGFKGGVLGNSLLRHLLPYLLIAYGLFVTITILVIQDQPKILQVSFGALVFYVVFHSIYLINKKKPDGMPSNPDSYLYKYAFVSMLVGFTCWVVERYFCKNGKTFGFQLHAFWHFFTGMSTYVWTQFLICKLLEAKHYCVGIKHTLGLPRIHAIKRF from the exons ATGGATTATATAGAAAATCAAGGAGCTTATGGTACTCCAACAGCATCAATAGATTGGTGtgaattaaattatacaTATAGTCCATATATTGCCGAATTTTATAATACATTTAGTAGTTTAATTATAAGTTTATTTGGAATTTATGGAATTTGGATAATGATGCCAAATTTTGGAACTGGTGTAGAGAAAGAGCAtataaagatattgaaaCAGTTGGACGTACGTAATAAAGTTATACTTAGTTATATATCATTGATAGTGGTTGGCGTTGGAAGTGCCTTTTATCATGCAACTTTGTTGTACCAAAATCAACTATTCGATGAATTGCCAATGATTTACACCGCATTGATTATGCTATACATTATGGTCACTGTTGGCGAAGAGAAAACCAAAAAAGGGTTCAAAGGCGGTGTTTTGGGCAACTCTTTACTTCGTCATCTTTTACCATACCTTTTAATAGCATATGGCTTATTTGTTACAATCACAATATTGGTCATCCAAGATCAACCAAAAATACTTCAAGTTTCATTTGGTGCTTTGGTTTTCTACGTTGTATttcattcaatttatttaatcaataaaaagaaaCCTGATGGAATGCCTTCAAATCCTGATtcttatttatataaatatgcTTTCGTTTCAATGTTGGTTGGTTTTACATGTtgg gtTGTTGAAAGATATTTCtgtaaaaatggaaaaactTTTGGTTTCCAATTACATGCATTTTGGCACTTTTTCACTGGTATGTCAACTTATGTTTGGACACAATTCTTAATTTGTAAACTTTTAGAAGCAAAACATTATTGTGTCGGAATTAAGCATACCCTTGGTTTACCAAGAATTCACgctattaaaagattttaa